A region from the Acyrthosiphon pisum isolate AL4f chromosome A1, pea_aphid_22Mar2018_4r6ur, whole genome shotgun sequence genome encodes:
- the LOC100159872 gene encoding uncharacterized protein LOC100159872 gives MKRFISIFWILICTLSVFQNGHVSAGKCIICKFGSILTPLNSSITTKLNTDKPLKSRHSMTLSLENSISVKASLDHYTEKHLPTSSKPDEEHIKSSSPRTSVADLSPDDKESFVLVFTSMYGHLTDPIPTDMVINLVGVLACSPKLFSTLTQPCLNSALSILAVNQCALHQVPPKESGLFLKGLLSLSPGVLNSIPKSSFVSILGMVSSTEFFNEIPQSSTMNLITALSMSKSSVNCLPLQTLLSLLSFIASKTHTEFMMKLPPSTHFGFLDGLLDTLDDSSPFLVNTIPTSVLVTILSPAMTSRMLSVLPISSFDSLVSVLGSSQALSKDLPVSNFISMINILITSPKILGSLNPNNVAKMLSTVATCPSIFDSLPSNLMHQLFESITVYLPSSLACITANEYSILFGKKN, from the exons ATGAAACGATTTATTTCCATATTTTGGATACTGATCTGCACTCTGTCTGTTTTTCAA aatggGCATGTATCTGctggtaaatgtattatttgcaAATTTGGATCTATTTTGACACCTCTAAATTCATCGATAACAACA AAACTAAATACCGATAAACCGCTCAAGTCACGACACTCGATGACATTGTCATTAGAAAATTCGATTTCAGTAAAAGCT agcTTGGACCATTATACGGAAAAACATTTACCAACGTCCTCAAAGCCTGATGAAGAACATATAAAATCCAGCTCGCCGCGGACTTCAGTGGCCGATTTGTCACCGGACGACAAGGAATCTTTCGTCTTAGTCTTCACGTCGATGTACGGTCATTTAACCGATCCAATCCCAACCGACATGGTCATCAACTTGGTCGGCGTGTTAGCGTGTTCACCAAAATTGTTCTCCACGCTTACACAACCGTGCCTCAACTCGGCACTGTCGATATTGGCAGTCAACCAGTGCGCACTGCACCAGGTGCCCCCTAAGGAAAGTGGTCTGTTCTTGAAGGGATTGCTGTCTCTATCACCGGGTGTCCTGAACAGCATCCCGAAGTCCAGTTTCGTATCAATACTCGGGATGGTGTCTTCCACCGAATTTTTCAATGAGATCCCACAATCGTCGACAATGAATTTGATCACCGCGCTGTCAATGTCGAAATCATCGGTCAACTGTTTGCCTTTGCAGACTCTACTGTCGTTGTTGTCGTTCATCGCCTCAAAAACACATACGGAATTTATGATGAAGTTACCCCCCTCTACTCATTTTGGTTTTCTGGACGGCTTGTTGGACACGTTGGACGACTCTTCGCCTTTCCTGGTGAACACGATACCCACTTCGGTGCTCGTCACCATCCTCAGTCCCGCAATGACTTCGCGGATGTTGAGTGTATTGCCGATCAGCAGTTTTGACTCGCTCGTGTCCGTCCTCGGTTCGTCACAGGCGTTGTCGAAAGACTTGCCTGTTTCAAATTTCATATcgatgattaatattttaataacttcacCAAAAATATTGGGTTCTTTAAATCCCAATAATGTGGCGAAAATGTTATCGACGGTGGCGACTTGTCCGTCGATATTCGACAGTCTCCCATCAAATTTGATGCACCAATTGTTTGAGTCCATAACCGTTTATTTACCGTCTTCCCTGGCATGTATCACTGCAAACGAATATTCCATATTgtttgggaaaaaaaattag
- the LOC107883846 gene encoding proline-rich receptor-like protein kinase PERK2 — MKTLRIVFALALASLAKVEATHCGGSPYLPDPCLDLCFAPPAPLCLSECPLPCLPPCLLPCPLPCLSPCPPPCFLPPPPPPPPPCFLPAPPCPLPLPFPLPCLPPCPLPCLASPCVPPPKLIPVPLSPLSCFSIPPLCPSCPPPCPLPCLPPCPPPCPLPCLPPLSPCFLPAPPCPISCLPPCPPPCSLPCLAPPCIPPPNLIPVPLSSLPCFSIPPVCPPCPPLCPPCLPPPCYY, encoded by the exons atgaaaacTTTAAGAATTGTATTTGCTCTGGCATTAGCCTCTTTGGCTAAG GTTGAAGCAACTCATTGTGGGGGATCTCCATACCTTCCAGATCCTTGTCTAGATTTATGTTTCGCGCCACCAGCACCACTATGTTTATCAGAATGCCCACTTCCTTGCTTACCACCATGCCTACTACCCTGCCCACTTCCTTGCTTATCACCATGTCCACCACCGTGTTtcctaccaccaccaccaccaccaccaccaccatgcTTCCTGCCAGCACCACCATGTCCTCTTCCTCTTCCTTTTCCTCTTCCTTGCTTACCACCATGCCCACTTCCTTGTCTAGCATCTCCATGTGTTCCACCTCCAAAATTGATACCAGTACCACTATCACCTTTATCTTGTTTCTCTATTCCACCATTATGTCCATCATGCCCACCACCCTGTCCGCTTCCTTGCCTACCACCATGCCCACCACCCTGCCCACTCCCTTGTTTACCACCACTATCACCATGTTTCCTGCCAGCACCGCCTTGCCCAATTTCTTGCTTGCCACCATGTCCACCACCATGCTCACTACCTTGTCTGGCACCTCCATGTATTCCACCCCCAAATTTGATACCAGTACCGCTATCATCTCTACCTTGTTTCTCTATACCGCCAGTATGTCCACCTTGTCCACCATTATGTCCACCTTGTCTACCACCTCCTTGCTACTATTAA